A part of Saccharomyces cerevisiae S288C chromosome XIV, complete sequence genomic DNA contains:
- the ESBP6 gene encoding Esbp6p (Protein with similarity to monocarboxylate permeases; appears not to be involved in transport of monocarboxylates such as lactate, pyruvate or acetate across the plasma membrane) has protein sequence MSTHSNDYFSASSGMVSETSSEVSSINSSQPVSFSKASIAAPVPCSDLHSTKSNDASRKLSISRTLTNRLNDIKKAVDDDNLQTEENSADVNKILESRFDVADAIRLQHNESVQSKLNIPVTHTTTAGASLSAPSSSAFSASSIQNDTTEHKASMDSKLMRNRLYPASTKHSGKDLEAQGITEFEPDEPTVKKVFTNKSTGQLELPPDGGYGWVVTFCVFLTMFSTWGCNASFGVDLAYYLNHDTYPGASKYDYALIAGLTVFLGQLLSPLVMALMRIIGLRTTMLFGDAVMLAAYLLASFTTKLWQLYVTQGFMVGCSISLIFVPATTVLPGWFLKKRAVAMGVSLLGTGAGGVVYGLATNKMLSDFGNTRWCLRIIGISCSISVLVAIALLKERNPTPAIGLKSPRAMFEQLKAMFSLKVITKPFVVLIALWFMFALFAYNMMVFTLSSYAISKGLSSHDASTLTAILNGSQSIGRPLMGLAGDKFGRANVTIVLTTLLTIYMFAFWIPAHTFVQLIFFSILVGSCVGVANVMNTVLIADMVKPEEFLPAWAFVNYCGAPFLLVCEVIAQALTVEKDKSNPYLHAQIFCGCCFIAALILISILREYSIRMKLTERQAMTNEKLKEWKASEYDTDSADEDWGKLKERKTKYDLLLGPGIKKYFLRMVYPMKV, from the coding sequence ATGTCAACGCACTCAAACGACTActtttctgcttcttccGGAATGGTCTCTGAGACATCGTCCGAGGTTTCTTCGATAAACTCTTCACAGCCTGTATCATTCTCTAAGGCTTCTATTGCTGCTCCGGTTCCATGCTCTGATCTACACAGCACCAAGTCGAACGATGCATCGAGAAAATTGTCTATTAGTAGGACGTTAACTAATCGGCTCAACGACATTAAAAAGGCTGTCGATGACGACAACTTGCAGACGGAAGAAAATTCCGCAGACgttaataaaatattagaaTCTAGATTTGACGTGGCCGATGCCATTAGGCTACAGCACAATGAGTCAGTCCAGTCAAAGTTAAACATCCCAGTCACACACACCACGACTGCAGGCGCCTCGTTGTCGGCACCATCTTCCTCTGCTTTCTCTGCTTCTTCTATTCAAAATGATACTACAGAACATAAAGCTTCCATGGACTCCAAACTCATGAGGAATAGACTATATCCGGCTTCCACGAAACACTCCGGTAAGGATCTTGAGGCCCAAGGAATAACCGAATTCGAGCCTGATGAACCGACtgtaaaaaaagtattcACCAACAAGTCTACCGGGCAGCTGGAACTGCCCCCCGACGGTGGTTATGGCTGGGTCGTGACATTCTGTGTGTTCTTGACCATGTTTTCCACGTGGGGCTGCAACGCATCCTTCGGTGTCGACCTTGCCTACTACTTAAACCATGATACTTACCCTGGTGCTTCGAAGTACGATTATGCCTTAATTGCTGGCCTAACTGTCTTTCTCGGTCAACTCTTATCCCCCCTTGTGATGGCACTGATGAGAATAATTGGTCTGCGGACCACCATGCTTTTTGGTGATGCTGTAATGCTTGCCGCATATCTCTTGGCCTCCTTTACTACCAAGTTATGGCAATTGTATGTCACCCAAGGTTTTATGGTCGGTTGTTCAATATCACTGATTTTCGTTCCAGCAACAACCGTCTTACCAGGATggttcttgaaaaaaagagctGTCGCAATGGGTGTCTCATTATTGGGTACCGGTGCTGGTGGTGTCGTTTACGGTTTGGCTACAAACAAAATGCTTTCTGACTTTGGAAATACCCGGTGGTGCCTTCGTATCATAGGCATATCGTGTAGCATAAGTGTTCTAGTTGCTATTGCGCTcttaaaagaaagaaaccCTACACCTGCCATAGGATTGAAATCGCCTCGGGCCATGTTTGAACAGCTCAAAGCAATGTTTTCATTAAAGGTTATAACTAAGCCATTTGTGGTACTTATTGCATTATGGTTCATGTTCGCATTATTTGCCTACAATATGATGGTTTTTACTTTATCTTCATACGCAATCTCGAAAGGATTATCATCGCACGACGCTTCCACATTGACTGCCATTTTGAACGGCTCGCAATCCATCGGAAGACCTCTGATGGGTTTAGCGGGAGATAAGTTTGGTAGGGCAAACGTAACGATCGTATTAACCACTTTGTTAACAATATATATGTTTGCGTTCTGGATCCCCGCTCATACGTTTGTTCAActcatctttttttcaattctagTTGGCTCATGCGTTGGTGTCGCCAACGTCATGAATACCGTTCTGATTGCCGATATGGTTAAACCAGAAGAGTTTTTGCCCGCTTGGGCCTTCGTCAACTACTGTGGTGCGCCTTTCTTATTGGTTTGTGAGGTGATTGCCCAGGCATTGACGGTGGAGAAAGATAAGAGCAATCCTTACTTACATgcacaaattttttgcgGTTGCTGCTTTATTGCCGCACtaattttaatttctaTCCTTCGTGAATATTCTATCAGGATGAAATTAACGGAAAGACAAGCTATGACAAACGAGAAGTTAAAAGAATGGAAGGCAAGCGAATACGATACCGATTCTGCCGATGAAGATTGGGgtaaattaaaagaaagaaagactAAATATGACCTTCTTTTAGGTCCGGGCATTAAAAAATACTTCCTAAGAATGGTATATCCAATGAAGGTCTAG
- the NAF1 gene encoding RNA-binding snoRNP assembly protein (RNA-binding protein required for the assembly of box H/ACA snoRNPs; thus required for pre-rRNA processing; forms a complex with Shq1p and interacts with H/ACA snoRNP components Nhp2p and Cbf5p; similar to Gar1p), whose amino-acid sequence MSDDLFSKALENPDQDLNVELPKDDVDLGLLGDGGNERKTDEPVADAERSTGLGSGSSESESDSGSDSDSDSGSSGSEDDSADQDVEGEDEGGDAIENEDEDEDPSPSGPILSKNEILEETVPELPEDYEISEKTIITPIGVLKSAFENNIIIHATMSGEKRVLKEGSIFCLEDRTLIGMLTEVFGPLQNPFYRIKLPDSKKNLFDELKVRLGEKAFIVTPDAHWIDTFELKRNKGTDASNGYDEELPEEEQEFSDDEKEALFKKMKKQQRQRKKRDNRKLANDSDNVKVKRARQPKANSLPKLVPPLGMSSNAPMQHGYKSRNARENIKRESSATSNRNGSSPVPITQHHQQQFSANNYPFPQQPNGMPYPPYSPFPQPTNFQYPPPPFGQATPAQFSNTVPYGSLPPAYNNMSPPTQQSFMPMTQSQPPLPYGVPPMNQMQNPMYIQPPPQAPPQGNGNFQQVMELHQILLQQQQQQHQYQHQHQQDPRT is encoded by the coding sequence ATGAGCGATGACTTGTTTTCTAAGGCTTTGGAGAATCCCGACCAGGACTTGAACGTGGAATTGCCCAAGGATGATGTTGATTTAGGTCTTTTAGGTGATGGTGGGAACGAGAGGAAGACCGATGAACCGGTAGCAGACGCAGAAAGATCAACAGGCCTAGGATCCGGCTCTTCTGAATCCGAATCAGATTCCGGTTCTGATTCTGATTCTGATTCTGGCTCTTCAGGTAGTGAGGATGATTCTGCAGATCAGGACGTTGAAGGAGAGGACGAAGGTGGTGACGCgattgaaaatgaagacgaagacgaagacCCTTCACCTTCCGGTCCTATACTATCGAAGAACGAAATACTAGAGGAAACTGTTCCTGAACTACCGGAAGATTATGaaatttcagaaaaaaCGATCATCACTCCTATTGGTGTTTTGAAGTCtgcatttgaaaataatataatcATTCACGCCACGATGTCGGGCGAAAAGCGTGTTTTAAAAGAGGGTTCCATTTTCTGTCTCGAGGATAGAACTTTGATCGGGATGTTGACGGAGGTGTTTGGACCCTTGCAAAACCCATTTTATAGAATTAAGTTGCCcgattcaaaaaaaaacttatTCGATGAATTAAAAGTGCGTTTGGGTGAGAAAGCCTTTATAGTCACCCCTGATGCCCACTGGATAGATACTTTCGAGTTAAAGCGCAACAAAGGTACTGATGCGTCTAATGGGTACGATGAAGAATTACCTGAAGAGGAACAAGAATTTTCCGACGACGAAAAAGAGGCccttttcaagaaaatgaagaaacaGCAACGGCAACGAAAGAAAAGGGACAACCGCAAACTAGCCAACGATAGTGACAATGTCAAGGTAAAGAGAGCTCGGCAGCCCAAGGCCAACAGTTTACCTAAACTGGTACCGCCGTTGGGCATGAGCAGTAATGCTCCGATGCAACATGGGTACAAATCAAGAAACGCACGTGAAAATATCAAGCGTGAATCCAGTGCTACCTCTAATCGGAATGGCTCCTCCCCAGTGCCAATCACACAGCACCACCAACAACAGTTTTCTGCAAATAATTATCCCTTCCCTCAACAACCAAACGGTATGCCTTATCCACCATACTCACCTTTCCCTCAGCCGACTAACTTCCAGTATCCACCTCCACCATTTGGGCAGGCGACACCGGCCCAATTCTCCAACACTGTTCCATATGGTAGCTTACCTCCCGCATACAACAATATGTCGCCGCCAACACAGCAGTCGTTCATGCCAATGACCCAAAGTCAACCGCCACTTCCATATGGCGTACCTCCCATGAATCAAATGCAAAACCCAATGTACATCCAACCGCCACCTCAAGCACCTCCTCAGGGAAATGGTAATTTCCAACAAGTAATGGAATTACATCAAATACTTTtgcagcaacagcaacagcaacacCAGTATCAGCATCAGCATCAGCAAGATCCAAGAACCTAG
- the NMA111 gene encoding Nma111p (Serine protease and general molecular chaperone; cleaves Roq1p, which modifies the substrate specificity of the Ubr1p Ub-ligase, promoting the stress-induced homeostatically-regulated protein degradation (SHRED) of misfolded and native ER-membrane and cytosolic proteins; chaperone activity involved in the heat stress response; promotes apoptosis through proteolysis of Bir1p; role in lipid homeostasis; mammalian Omi/HtrA2 serine protease family member): MTISLSNIKKRDHSKISDGTSGESSLVKRKQLESATGDQEEEYTDHEIIIEPLHFANNNNTVLTDSENYLRWQNTISNVVKSVVSIHFSQVAPFDCDSALVSEATGFVVDAKLGIILTNRHVVGPGPFVGYVVFDNHEECDVIPIYRDPVHDFGFLKFDPKNIKYSKIKALTLKPSLAKVGSEIRVVGNDAGEKLSILAGFISRIDRNAPEYGELTYNDFNTEYIQAAASASGGSSGSPVVNIDGYAVALQAGGSTEASTDFFLPLDRILRALICIQTNKPITRGTIQVQWLLKPYDECRRLGLTSERESEARAKFPENIGLLVAETVLREGPGYDKIKEGDTLISINGETISSFMQVDKIQDENVGKEIQLVIQRGGVECTVTCTVGDLHAITPHRYVEVCGATFHELSYQMARFYALPVRGVFLSSASGSFNFDSKERVGWIVDSIDNKETPDLDTFIEIMKTIPDRKRVTVRYHHLTDQHSPLVTSIYIDRHWCNEFRVYTRNDTTGIWDYKNVADPLPADALKPRSAKIIPIPVNNEKVAKLSSSLCTVATMAAVPLDSLSADILKTSGLIIDAEKGYVLVSRRVVPHDCLDTFVTIADSLVVPATVEFLHPTHNFAIVKYDPELVKAPLITPKLSTTRMKRGDKLQFIGFTQNDRIVTSETTVTDISSVSIPSNLIPRYRATNLEAISIDCNVSTRCNSGILTDNDGTVRGLWLPFLGERLENKEKVYLMGLDIMDCREVIDILKNGGKPRVSIVDAGFGSISVLQARIRGVPEEWIMRMEHESNNRLQFITVSRVSYTEDKIHLETGDVILSVNGKLVTEMNDLNGVVSSADGILPSAMLDFKVVRDGNIVDLKIKTVEVQETDRFVIFAGSILQKPHHAVLQAMVDVPKGVYCTFRGESSPALQYGISATNFITHVNEIETPDLDTFLKVVKTIPDNSYCKMRLMTFDNVPFAISLKTNYHYFPTAELKRDNITHKWIEKEFTGNSQSEK, encoded by the coding sequence ATGACCATATCGTTGAGcaatataaagaaaagagacCATTCTAAAATTTCCGATGGAACTTCTGGTGAATCATCGCTTGTAAAAAGGAAACAGTTGGAAAGCGCCACCGGAGATCAAGAGGAAGAATATACAGACCATGAAATCATTATAGAGCCGTTGCACTTTgctaataataataacactGTACTCACAGATTCAGAAAATTATCTAAGATGGCAAAATACCATCTCCAACGTTGTTAAATCAGTGGTTTCCATTCATTTTTCACAAGTTGCGCCATTCGATTGCGATTCTGCTTTGGTATCTGAAGCTACCGGATTTGTCGTGGATGCTAAATTAGGTATAATTCTGACCAATAGGCACGTCGTTGGTCCTGGTCCGTTCGTAGGCTACGTAGTTTTCGATAATCATGAAGAATGCGATGTTATACCAATTTACAGAGATCCTGTTCATGATTTTGGGTTCCTCAAATTCGATCCgaaaaacataaaatattCTAAGATCAAAGCGTTAACGCTAAAACCAAGTTTGGCTAAGGTCGGCTCAGAAATTAGAGTTGTCGGTAATGATGCCGGTGAGAAATTAAGTATCCTAGCAGGTTTTATTAGTAGAATTGACAGGAACGCTCCAGAATATGGTGAGCTGACATACAATGACTTCAATACAGAATATATTCAAGCTGCTGCATCTGCTTCTGGCGGTTCAAGTGGTTCTCCAGTCGTAAATATAGATGGGTATGCTGTGGCTTTACAGGCAGGTGGCTCTACAGAGGCATCTactgatttttttttaccgtTAGATAGAATTCTTAGAGCGTTAATTTGCATCCAAACCAACAAACCTATCACACGTGGTACGATTCAAGTTCAATGGCTGCTGAAGCCTTATGACGAGTGTAGAAGATTAGGTTTAACTTCAGAGAGAGAAAGTGAGGCTCGTGCTAAATTTCCCGAAAATATCGGACTGTTGGTAGCAGAAACCGTTTTAAGAGAAGGCCCAGGCTATgataaaattaaagaaggTGATACTCTAATTTCAATAAACGGTGAAACCATATCTTCTTTCATGCAAGTGGATAAAATTcaagatgaaaatgttgGGAAGGAAATCCAATTGGTTATTCAAAGGGGCGGTGTCGAATGTACTGTCACCTGCACTGTTGGTGATTTACATGCTATCACCCCTCATCGTTATGTAGAGGTTTGTGGTGCGACTTTTCATGAATTATCATATCAAATGGCAAGGTTTTATGCGCTACCTGTCAGGGGTGTATTTTTAAGTAGTGCATCAGGGTCTTTCAACTTTgattcaaaagaaagagtGGGTTGGATTGTGGATTCTATAGACAATAAGGAAACCCCCGACTTAGATAcatttattgaaattatGAAAACTATTCCAGATCGTAAGCGCGTTACTGTACGATACCACCATCTAACAGATCAGCATTCTCCACTTGTTACTTCTATTTACATTGACCGTCATTGGTGCAATGAATTCAGAGTTTACACAAGGAACGATACAACTGGTATTTGGGATTACAAAAATGTTGCTGATCCACTTCCAGCCGATGCGTTGAAACCTCGTTCGGCCAAAATTATTCCTATTCCTgttaataatgaaaaagttgcAAAATTGTCATCATCGTTATGTACAGTGGCTACAATGGCAGCAGTTCCATTGGATTCACTTTCTGctgatattttaaaaacaTCAGGCTTAATCATTGATGCTGAAAAAGGTTATGTCCTAGTGTCCAGAAGGGTAGTTCCACATGATTGTCTTGATACTTTTGTCACcattgcagattcccttgTAGTTCCAGCCACAGTAGAATTTCTCCATCCAACTCACAACTTCGCTATTGTTAAATATGATCCAGAGTTAGTAAAGGCTCCACTAATCACTCCCAAGCTATCTACCACCAGAATGAAACGTGGTGATAAGCTTCAGTTTATAGGTTTTACCCAGAATGATAGAATTGTTACTTCAGAGACCACTGTCACCGATATTTCCTCTGTAAGTATTCCAAGTAATTTAATTCCGAGGTACCGTGCCACTAATTTAGAAGCTATATCTATCGACTGCAACGTTAGCACCAGATGTAATTCCGGTATTTTGACAGATAATGATGGTACAGTAAGAGGTTTATGGCTTCCATTTTTAGGCGAAAGattagaaaataaagaaaaggtttATTTGATGGGATTAGATATAATGGACTGTAGGGAAGTTATAGATATCTTAAAAAATGGCGGTAAACCAAGAGTAAGTATAGTTGATGCTGGGTTCGGTTCAATTTCCGTTCTGCAAGCCAGAATTAGAGGTGTGCCCGAAGAATGGATCATGCGTATGGAACATGAATCAAATAACAGGCTACAGTTTATCACTGTTTCTAGAGTTTCTTATACAGAAGACAAGATTCATTTAGAGACCGGTGACGTCATTTTATCTGTGAACGGAAAATTAGTCACTGAAATGAATGATTTGAATGGAGTTGTAAGCTCAGCTGATGGTATTTTGCCATCAGCCATGTTAGATTTTAAAGTTGTTCGTGATGGTAATATTgttgatttgaaaattaaaaCCGTGGAAGTTCAGGAAACCGACCGTTTTGTAATATTTGCAGGTAGTATCTTACAAAAGCCGCATCATGCTGTTTTGCAAGCTATGGTTGATGTTCCAAAGGGTGTCTACTGTACATTCAGGGGAGAATCGTCACCGGCGCTCCAGTACGGTATATCTGCCACAAACTTCATAACTCATGtcaatgaaattgaaacaCCTGATCTAGatacatttttgaaagttgTCAAAACAATCCCTGATAATAGTTATTGTAAAATGAGGTTAATGACTTTCGACAATGTGCCCTTCGCTATTTCACTGAAAACGAATTATCATTACTTCCCTACTGCAGAATTGAAGAGGGACAACATCACGCACAAATGGattgaaaaggaatttACCGGCAACAGCCAAAGTGAAAAATAG
- the MRP35 gene encoding mitochondrial 54S ribosomal protein bL35m MRP35 (Mitochondrial ribosomal protein of the large subunit; homologous to bacterial L35 and human MRPL35 ribosomal proteins) → MKISLHNKRQRGDQNQNMSVFNVLKPLLKGSNSFKVKLNGFLFNNVSTITIRTLMKTHKGTAKRWRRTGNTFKRGIAGRKHGNIGWSHRSLKALTGRKIAHPAYSKHLKRLLPYH, encoded by the coding sequence ATGAAAATTAGCTTGCATAACAAACGGCAACGAGGAGACCAAAACCAAAACATGTCTGTTTTCAATGTACTCAAACCACTACTTAAAGGTTCAAATAGTTTCAAAGTGAAGCTCAACGGCTTTCTATTCAATAACGTTTctacaataacaataagaACTTTAATGAAAACTCATAAAGGTACAGCAAAGAGGTGGAGGCGTACCGGTAATACTTTTAAAAGAGGCATAGCTGGAAGAAAACATGGCAATATAGGCTGGTCCCATAGATCATTAAAAGCCTTAACCGGAAGGAAAATTGCCCATCCAGCTTATTCAAAGCATCTAAAGCGGTTATTACCCTATCATTGA
- the TOM70 gene encoding protein channel TOM70 (Component of the TOM (translocase of outer membrane) complex; involved in recognition and initial import steps for all mitochondrially-directed proteins, acting as a receptor for incoming precursors; role in the distribution of tail-anchored proteins between mitochondria and peroxisomes; moonlighting role as a transcriptional regulator of mitochondrial proteins; age-dependent reduction in Tom70p results in mitochondrial dysfunction, a hallmark of aging; localizes to mitochondria-ER contact sites), which produces MKSFITRNKTAILATVAATGTAIGAYYYYNQLQQQQQRGKKNTINKDEKKDTKDSQKETEGAKKSTAPSNPPIYPVSSNGEPDFSNKANFTAEEKDKYALALKDKGNQFFRNKKYDDAIKYYNWALELKEDPVFYSNLSACYVSVGDLKKVVEMSTKALELKPDYSKVLLRRASANEGLGKFADAMFDLSVLSLNGDFNDASIEPMLERNLNKQAMSKLKEKFGDIDTATATPTELSTQPAKERKDKQENLPSVTSMASFFGIFKPELTFANYDESNEADKELMNGLSNLYKRSPESYDKADESFTKAARLFEEQLDKNNEDEKLKEKLAISLEHTGIFKFLKNDPLGAHEDIKKAIELFPRVNSYIYMALIMADRNDSTEYYNYFDKALKLDSNNSSVYYHRGQMNFILQNYDQAGKDFDKAKELDPENIFPYIQLACLAYRENKFDDCETLFSEAKRKFPEAPEVPNFFAEILTDKNDFDKALKQYDLAIELENKLDGIYVGIAPLVGKATLLTRNPTVENFIEATNLLEKASKLDPRSEQAKIGLAQMKLQQEDIDEAITLFEESADLARTMEEKLQAITFAEAAKVQQRIRSDPVLAKKIQETLAKLREQGLM; this is translated from the coding sequence ATGAAGAGCTTCATTACAAGGAACAAGACAGCCATTTTGGCAACCGTTGCTGCTACAGGTACTGCCATCGGTGCCTACTATTATTACAACCAAttgcaacaacaacaacaacgaggaaaaaagaacacGATCAacaaagatgaaaaaaaggacaCAAAGGACTCTCAAAAGGAGACTGAAGGTGCTAAGAAATCTACAGCCCCATCAAATCCTCCTATCTACCCGGTTTCTAGTAATGGCGAACCAGATTTTTCCAATAAGGCAAATTTCACCgctgaagaaaaggataaaTATGCATTAGCGTTAAAGGACAAAGGTAACCAGTTCtttagaaataaaaaatatgacgATGCTATTAAGTACTATAATTGGGCATTAGAATTGAAAGAAGACCCAGTTTTCTACTCGAATTTATCGGCTTGCTATGTTTCTGTGGGtgacttgaaaaaagttgttGAAATGAGTACTAAGGCTCTTGAATTAAAACCAGACTACTCAAAAGTTTTACTGAGAAGAGCTTCTGCTAACGAAGGGCTAGGAAAATTTGCGGATGCGATGTTCGATTTGTCTGTATTGTCTCTAAATGGTGACTTCAATGACGCCTCTATTGAACCAATGTTGGAGAGGAACTTGAATAAGCAAGCTATGTctaaattgaaagaaaagtttgGCGATATTGACACCGCTACTGCTACTCCAACTGAATTATCCACCCAACCAGCTAAAGAACGCAAAGACAAGCAGGAAAACTTGCCTTCAGTTACATCCATGGCCTCTTTCTTTGGTATTTTCAAACCCGAGTTGACTTTTGCCAATTATGATGAATCCAATGAAGCTGATAAAGAGTTAATGAACGGTTTAAGTAATTTGTACAAAAGATCTCCCGAAAGTTACGACAAGGCTGATGAGTCTTTCACGAAAGCTGCAAGGttatttgaagaacaaTTGGACAAGAACAATGAGGATGAAAagttaaaggaaaaattggCCATCTCATTAGAACACACAGGTATTTTcaagttcttgaaaaacGATCCATTGGGAGCTCACGAAGACATCAAGAAAGCTATTGAATTGTTCCCAAGAGTCAATTCATATATCTACATGGCATTAATCATGGCTGATAGAAATGACTCGACTGAATATTATAACTACTTCGATAAAGCGCTGAAACTGGACTCAAACAATTCTTCTGTTTACTATCACCGCGGCCAAATGAATTtcattttacaaaactatGATCAAGCAGGAaaagattttgataaaGCTAAGGAATTAGACCCAGAGAATATCTTCCCTTATATTCAATTAGCATGTCTAGCGTACCGTGAAAACAAGTTTGATGACTGTGAAACTTTGTTTAGTGAAGCTAAGAGAAAATTTCCAGAGGCACCAGAAGTTCCAAATTTCTTTGCTGAAATTTTAACAGACAAGAACGATTTTGACAAGGCTTTGAAGCAGTACGATTTGGCTATTGAATTAGAAAACAAGTTGGATGGTATTTATGTTGGAATTGCGCCTTTGGTCGGTAAAGCCACTTTGTTGACAAGAAATCCAAcagtagaaaattttattgaagCCACGAATTTATTAGAAAAAGCGTCCAAACTAGACCCAAGAAGTGAGCAAGCTAAAATCGGTTTAGCTCAAATGAAATTGCAGCAGGAAGATATCGATGAAGCTATTACATTATTCGAAGAATCCGCTGATTTGGCTAGAACTATGGAAGAGAAATTACAAGCCATTACTTTTGCTGAAGCCGCTAAAGTTCAACAAAGAATTAGGTCTGATCCAGTATTGGCTAAAAAGATTCAAGAAACTTTAGCTAAATTACGCGAACAGGGTTTAATGTAA